Part of the bacterium genome is shown below.
GGGGGCGAAGCGACGGAGCCGTAGCGACCGAGATTGGCTTCGTAGTAGGCCCTCAGTTCCGCCTCGCCGAGCTTCAACCGGGGCTCCACCTCGAGGGCGATCAGGCGCCGGGTGGCGGCCGCGCGGGCAAGGCGCTCCCGGCCGCGGTCGTACTTCTCCCGGAAGGCAGGCAGCGCCGCCTCGGCCTCGCGCAGCACCAGCTTGCGTCCCGCGGCCCTGGAGATCGACCTGGCGAAGCGCAGCGCCGTGACCCCCTCCAGCGGCGGGTCGAGCTCGGCGACCATCCGGTCCACCGCCTCGACCTCGCTCCAGAGCACGACGTCGTTCTCCCCGAACCGGGCCACGACGAGCGCCCCGCGCGGAGCCCCCGTCGTGTTCGGCTTCTGGTAGGCGTCCGGCAGCGGCTTGACGTTCGCCTCCGCCCCCGCCTTCTTCTCGAGATTCTCCACCATGTCGCCGAGCAGCGCCGCCTCGGACATCACGCCGCCGTGGCTGCCGCTCATCGAGCTGCCCTGGTGGAACGAGCCCGGGTTCTTCGCCCTGACCTCGTCGGGATACTTCCAGAGCACGTACTGCTCCTCGAGCAGCTGCCGGACGTCGCTCTCGACGGCGGCGACGACCTCGGGCGCCTCGCGCAGGCCCCGGCGCACGGCCTCGGCGTAGAGCAGCTGGCCCTCGAGCGCCCTCTCGAGCGCCCCGCCGGCGCCCGCGGGACCCGCGCCGGTCACGCGCATGATGTCGCGCACCTGGCCGACGGTGATGGGGACGCCGTCGACGGTGGCGAGCACCGCCGTGTCCGGGGGCGGCCCGGCCAGGACGGTCCCCTTGCCCACCGGCGGCGACGCGGCCGGGGACGCGCCCCCGGCGGCCGGGGCGGACGAATCGGCGGCCGCCGCCCAGGGAGCCAGTGTCAGCAGCAGCGTCGCGGCGAGGAGCAGGACCCTACGGGGCCGGCCTGAGGAGTCGGTCGATCTCGGCGTCATTGAGCGTCACCTGTGCTTCCTTGCGCTTGCGCTCGAAGAACTCCTGCCAGTGGGCGGTGCGCTTGGCGAGCAGGGCGCGCGGGCGCGCCTGTTCCTTCACCTGCTCGTAGGGGAGCAGCTCCCGCTCCGATCGCGCGTCAAGCTTGAGGATGTAGAAGTTGTCGCCGATCGGGATCGGCACCGAGATCTCCCCGACCTTCAGCGCCTCGACGTACGCCCGAAGCTCGTCGCGGATGGCGTTCTCGCGCACCCACCCCTGGTCGCCGCCGATCACCGCGCTCTCGCGGTCGATGGACTCGCGCCGCGCCAGCTCCTCGAAGACCGCGCGGCCCGCGACCAGGTCCTCGCGGTAGCGCCTCGCGAGGAAGCCGCTCGGCAGGACGATCTGGCGCACCCGCACCATCGCCGGGCTCTTGAACTGCTCCGGATTGCGGTTGTAGTAGTCGCGCACCTCGTCCTCGTCCACCTGATACAGCTTGTAGACCTGGTCGCGGTAGAGCCCGGTGAGCAGGTCCAGCGCGTAGGCGTCCATCGCCGGCTTCCACCCCGGGTCGGCGCGCTCCAGCCCCAGCCGCCGCCCTTCCTGGGCGGCGAGCAGATCGTCGACCTGCCGGTCGAGCTGCTTGCGCAGCAGCTTCTCCATCTCGCCGTGCTGTGGGAAGCCGTGCTGCGCCTCCTGCTTGAAGACGACCGGCTCGCCGTTGACCTCGGCGACCTTCCTGCCCGACCCGGCCCCGGCCGGGTCGGTCAGCGCCTTCTCGTCGATCGAGATCTTCGCCTTCGCCCGCAGCGTGCCTATCGCGCCGGCCTCGGCATCCTCGCGCTTGGCCGCCAGCACCTGCGGCCGCAGCTCGTCGCGCCTGCGTGCCCGCTGCGTCTCGACGCTGGTGCGGCCCACGGCCTTGAGCACGTACCAGCCGATCGGCTCCTCCAGCGGCCCCGCGACCTCGCCGACGGCCAGCGCGAGGATCACCCGCTTCGTCGCGGGCGAGAAGTGGGTCTCGGCCTCCGCGCTCAGCACGGCCTCCCCCCGCGCGGGCTCCGCGCCACCGACGGCGCGCGCCGCGGCGGCGAAGTCGCCCCCCGCGCGCAGGGCGGCCGCGTAGCGGGACGCCTCCTCCTCGTCCGGGAAGGAGGCCCACGCCACCCGGACCTCCTCCGGCTGCGGCGGGACCATCCGCTCCAGCTCCTCCTCGGTCACCCGGACGTCACCGCGCACCTTGGCGCGCCAGAGCTTCGCGAGCAGCTCGTTCTCGTGGCCTCGCATCTGGTCCCTGAACGCCGCCGTCTCGCGCAGGCCGCTCTCGGTCGCGAGCACGCCGACGACCTCGAGCAGCGCCTGCCGCATGATCGCACCGCGCACCGCGGCGCGGTCCGCCCACAGCTGCTCGTACTCCCCGGGGCCGAGCTTCATCCTCTGGAAGGCTTCGAACTCGGACGCCGTCACGGTGCCGCCGCGGTACGTGGCCAGCACCGCATCGGCTTTCCCGGGCTTTGCGGCTGCCGCGGCCTTCTCCGGCTTAGCGGCCTTCCCGGGCTTTGCAGCCGCCGCGGCCTTCTCCGGCTTAGCGGCTGCCGCGGGCGCGGCGACGGCCGGCCCCACCGGCGCGAAGGCCGCACACAGCAACGAGGCCGCGGCGATCACCGCCGCGGCCCGCGCCGGACTGAACAACTGCCGACGCCCGGATTCCGGGCGCCGGCCGCACATGCGTGGTGTGATTAGATCCATCCGCTTACTTCGCCTTGGCGATCGCCTCGATGGTGTTCTTAACCTCGCCGGGCTCGAAGCCGGTGGCCTTGAAGGCGATGTTCCCCTCCTTGTCGATGAGCAGCGTCGAGGGGGTCGAGCGGAAGCCGTACTTGAGTGCCGACGCGAACTTCGGGTCGTGCAGCATGGTGAAATCCTGGTGGACGAAGCCTTCGTTGTAGCTCTGCAGGTTGTCTTCCTTGAAGTCGATGCTCACGACGTACACGCCCACGTCCTTGAGCTTGCCCTCGGTCTGGGCCGTCTTGAGCTCGGTGATCTCGGCGAGGCACGACGAGCAGCTCGACGAGAGCCAGACGAAGAGCAGCTTCTGCTTCTTGAGCTGGGTGGAGAGCGTGAAGTCCGCCTTGGTCTCGAAGTTCTTGATGGTGAAGTCGATCGCCGGCTGGCCGATCTCCCAGGGCTTCACCTTCTTTGCGGGTGCGGCGGGTGCGGCGGGTGCGGCCGGCGCGGCGGCCGGCTTCGCCGCCGGGGCGGCGGCCTTGGTCTCGGCCGAGGCGGACGTCGCAGCGAGCAGCGCCAGGGCGGCGGCGCATGCAACGGCTGTCTTCCAGGTGCGCATGTGCTTCCTCCTCAAGGCTAGGAGTCTCTCGAGAACGAAAAACCGGGGAGGGGCGCAAGGCGCCCCTCCCCGCGGACACTACGCGGATCTTAGTAGTTGTGGCAGTTGACGCAGAGGGCCGGCGAGTACACGCCGGCAGTGGCCTCCGCCGCCTCGAGGATGAAGTCCGTGCCCTTCGTGATGGTGCCGCCCACGCCGGTCGCGTAGTCCACCGACGTCGCGGACGCGGTGCCGCCCGGAGCCGAGTCGTGCGGCCGGTGGCAGGAATCGCAGTCCATCATGTCGTTGTTCGGGTAGGACGCGGCATTCGGGGCGCCCGCGGCGTCGGCGTACGTGCCGTCCACAGAGCCCGTGACCAGGGTCGTGATGGCGCGCACGTTGTCGGCGGCCGCCGTGATGACCTGGCCCGTGATCTGGTGCGTCCCCGGAGGTCCGGTGGTGCCCTGGGTGGCGCTGTAGTGGCAGTACATGCAGAAGGCCGCGCCGACTTCGGCGCCGCTGCCCGCGGCCATGCCGCGGTTGCCGTTGCCGTCGTCCTTGTAGTTCATGAGCAGCAGGTTGTTCTGCCACCCTTCCTTGCCCGTGCCACCGGCAGCGAGATAGCCGATGTTGCCGATGATGTTGTGGCAGGACTCGCAGACCATGTCGCCGGCAGCGGCCGACTTCCAGCGCGAGATGTTGTCCGCGACGGTGTCGATCGAGCCGGACGCCCAGTTCGACGCCGGGGCCGGCCACGCCCCAGCCATCGGGATCGTCACGACGACGCTCTGCGCGCCGAACCGGAAGTCGCCGTCCTGACCGAGGACGTGCGTGCCCTCGCCGCGGTCCACGCCGTGGCCCATCGGGGTCACCGGCTGGGCGCCGGCGTTGTGGTTGCCGCCGTCGATGTTGGTCATCGTGTCCGCGATCGCGCGGTTGATCGGCTGCTCCAGATCGGTCGGGTTCACGTTGTGGCAGTAGTTGCACCACGTCGGGCTGGCGGCGTGGTTGCCGTTGCCGAAGTTCGCGGTGGCGAAGAAGCCGCCCGCCTGGTTGTGCGCGTACGTCCCGGCGCCGCCGCCGTGGCAGTTCTCGCAGTCGAGCACGGAGTCCATGTCGTCGCCGTCGGCGATGCGCAGGTTCCCCTTGTGGGAGTGGTGGTTGTTCGGCGAGGCGTTCAGGTGGCAGGAGTAGCACCAGTTGACGAGGCCGGGGGAGAGGGGGGGGTTCTGGCGGCGCAGGCGGCCGCGCATGTCGTTGCCCTGCGTGAACGCCGTCCCCTCGTTGGCAGCCATACCGCCGTGGGCGTCGTGGCAGCTCGAGCACATCGGGGTCGGATCCGTGCCGGTCCCCTGCGGCCAGGGGCTGACCGCGGAACCGTGGTTCGGGCCGCCGTCGCTGGGGAAGGTCACAACGTAGGTGCCCGTGGTCGTGTCGATCGGGTGGTCGCCCACCGACGCGGTGGTCACGACCGGAAGCTGGTGGCAGCCGTAGCAGAGGGGCGAGCTGGTGTAGGTGGCCGGGTAGTTGTTGATGGCCAGCTTGTAGTTGCCCTGGCCCGGCGTCTGGGAGGTCTCGTCACCGTGGACGGCGTGGCAGGTGGTGCAGTCGAGGACGCCCGTCGTCGACCCGTCGGCGGAGTGGGCGCCGAGGAGCCAGCCGGTCGGAGCCGTGGTGGCCGAGGTCAGCGCGTTGCCGATGTCCGGGGTGCCCGGGGCGCCGGCAACCGAGGGGACGAGGGCAGTGCGCAGGCGCGCGCCGTTGGTCGCCGTCACGGCGGAGATCTGGACGGGGTGGAGGGAGACCGTGGCGTTGGTGTAGACCATCGAGTTGCCGTCGCCCTGCTCGGCGGCGGTGTCGGTCTCGCCGCGGCGGTGGCAGCGCTCGCAGAGGTCGCCGCGGTAGGCGGCGCCCGTGCCGGCGCGCAGGTACGGGGAGACGCCGTCCGTGTTGTCGTGCACGAAGTGGCACGAGGTGCACTGGATGGCCTGGTCGCCGCTCTGGATCAGCGGGTTGGTCGCGGCGGTGTACGGCAGGTTGGCGTTGGCGTTCATGTACGTCTCGCCGCTCTCGGCCGTCCCGGCGGGGCCGTCAGGCAGGGCGGGGATGGCGCCGAAGAACGGGCCGTGCGCCGTCGTGCCGGTGTAGATGTAGGCGCCCATGTTGGAGCACAGGACGCCGGCAACGGTGCTGCCGTCGTGGCAGGAGTAGCAGAGCTGACCGATCTTGTTGCCGCCCCAGTTGCCGGTGCCGCTCGGGACGTCGATCCAGAGGCGGTCGCCGCCGGCGGCGTGCGGGATGTGACAGTTGTTGCAGGTGAAGCTGGCGTGCGGTCCGCCGAGCGCAAGGACCTGCGCCGGCATGGCCATGAGGCCGGCCGCGAGCAGCATCACTGCTACGAGCGTCGCTTTCTTCATCAAACCCTCCATGTGCCGTACTGCGTTACTACCCCACATCGACCCGTGTCTCGCCGGCGGCTCGTCGCCGACCGGCATCTCGTCGCTTCCCCTGTGCTCCCACCTCCCCTCTTGCTGATG
Proteins encoded:
- a CDS encoding cytochrome c3 family protein; the protein is MKKATLVAVMLLAAGLMAMPAQVLALGGPHASFTCNNCHIPHAAGGDRLWIDVPSGTGNWGGNKIGQLCYSCHDGSTVAGVLCSNMGAYIYTGTTAHGPFFGAIPALPDGPAGTAESGETYMNANANLPYTAATNPLIQSGDQAIQCTSCHFVHDNTDGVSPYLRAGTGAAYRGDLCERCHRRGETDTAAEQGDGNSMVYTNATVSLHPVQISAVTATNGARLRTALVPSVAGAPGTPDIGNALTSATTAPTGWLLGAHSADGSTTGVLDCTTCHAVHGDETSQTPGQGNYKLAINNYPATYTSSPLCYGCHQLPVVTTASVGDHPIDTTTGTYVVTFPSDGGPNHGSAVSPWPQGTGTDPTPMCSSCHDAHGGMAANEGTAFTQGNDMRGRLRRQNPPLSPGLVNWCYSCHLNASPNNHHSHKGNLRIADGDDMDSVLDCENCHGGGAGTYAHNQAGGFFATANFGNGNHAASPTWCNYCHNVNPTDLEQPINRAIADTMTNIDGGNHNAGAQPVTPMGHGVDRGEGTHVLGQDGDFRFGAQSVVVTIPMAGAWPAPASNWASGSIDTVADNISRWKSAAAGDMVCESCHNIIGNIGYLAAGGTGKEGWQNNLLLMNYKDDGNGNRGMAAGSGAEVGAAFCMYCHYSATQGTTGPPGTHQITGQVITAAADNVRAITTLVTGSVDGTYADAAGAPNAASYPNNDMMDCDSCHRPHDSAPGGTASATSVDYATGVGGTITKGTDFILEAAEATAGVYSPALCVNCHNY
- a CDS encoding redoxin domain-containing protein, which codes for MRTWKTAVACAAALALLAATSASAETKAAAPAAKPAAAPAAPAAPAAPAKKVKPWEIGQPAIDFTIKNFETKADFTLSTQLKKQKLLFVWLSSSCSSCLAEITELKTAQTEGKLKDVGVYVVSIDFKEDNLQSYNEGFVHQDFTMLHDPKFASALKYGFRSTPSTLLIDKEGNIAFKATGFEPGEVKNTIEAIAKAK
- a CDS encoding peptidyl-prolyl cis-trans isomerase encodes the protein MFSPARAAAVIAAASLLCAAFAPVGPAVAAPAAAAKPEKAAAAAKPGKAAKPEKAAAAAKPGKADAVLATYRGGTVTASEFEAFQRMKLGPGEYEQLWADRAAVRGAIMRQALLEVVGVLATESGLRETAAFRDQMRGHENELLAKLWRAKVRGDVRVTEEELERMVPPQPEEVRVAWASFPDEEEASRYAAALRAGGDFAAAARAVGGAEPARGEAVLSAEAETHFSPATKRVILALAVGEVAGPLEEPIGWYVLKAVGRTSVETQRARRRDELRPQVLAAKREDAEAGAIGTLRAKAKISIDEKALTDPAGAGSGRKVAEVNGEPVVFKQEAQHGFPQHGEMEKLLRKQLDRQVDDLLAAQEGRRLGLERADPGWKPAMDAYALDLLTGLYRDQVYKLYQVDEDEVRDYYNRNPEQFKSPAMVRVRQIVLPSGFLARRYREDLVAGRAVFEELARRESIDRESAVIGGDQGWVRENAIRDELRAYVEALKVGEISVPIPIGDNFYILKLDARSERELLPYEQVKEQARPRALLAKRTAHWQEFFERKRKEAQVTLNDAEIDRLLRPAP